The genomic region TTTAACGGAGACGACACTTTCAGTTGTCAGCTACCACCTTCCGTCCGTCCCGCACAGATCACTACGAGTTGGAATATCACATATCCACCTATATCAATCCACTTCCCTGAGGACCTGAACCCACGTCTAAATGTAGCCGACGGCCGACCGCAGCAGCTAGCGATTTCGGCCGTGATACCAGGACTACTTTGCCCACAAATGTCAAATGTGGCACTCTTTTTAGAACAAAAAGTTGCATCAACATGTGCCACAACTGTAATAACAGCAAACCATTGTGGTTAATTTACAAAACTTCAGTCCAAACTCCAAACCAAGACTCGACCTTGTCATATTCCCAACTGAGCAACACACCAGAGGACCAGGCTCCAATGGAAGCAAGACGCTTCCGAAGATTCACCATGCCAAGACGAACCCCACAACCCCACACCCCCACTCTCCTCCCCACAACTCACTCCCACACCCACTCCACCTCCACAGTTACCTGCTGCTACTGCGACTACAAATTCTGGACCTTCAACGACCCCATCTTCCGTTTAGGCCGAAACCACTCCCACTCCCTCAAACCATGGTTCTCCGTCGGCGTCGGCTTCTCCCTCTCCGCCCTCCTCGCCGTCTCCCTCCTCCTCCCTCTCACTCTCCTCCCTCACCACCTAACCACCTTCCTCTCCTTCTTCGCCGCCCCTTTAAACGACGCCGTATACGTAGTGGCCGCCACCCTCGTCTCGGTTTCAGTGCATGAGTTCGGCCACGCGCTCGCTGCTGCCAGGTCATTTGTGTTTGTTTTATTATAGTCCAGTCGTAATTGGTCATGTTTGGTTTTCGGGTTTTGATTGTATGGTGTTTTAGGCAGTGAGGGGATACGTATGGAGTATGTGGCCGTGTTTGTTGCGTGTGCGTTTCCGGGGGCGCTGGTGGCTTTTGATGATGATGTGATGCAAGCATTGCCTTGTTTTTCTGCGCTTCGGGTTTATTGCGCTGGGATTTGGCACAATGCTGTGGTGAGACAGTGCTTTTGGATTGTTTAGTGTAGAGGTTAATGTGGTTTGGTGGAAGTAGTGTTGATTGGATTTGGATTTTACCTGCAGTGCTGTGCAGTTTGCGGCTTGGCATTGCTGCTCCTGCCGTTTATGTTGTTTCCGTTTTACAAACACGGTGAAAGCCCCATGGTACTTCACTTACCGAAAGCATTTGTTTTTGTTACATTACCAATGCATGAGTTTCACCTGTTTATTTTGTGTGTGATGATTGTATGGTGTAGGTTTTGGGTGTGCCTTCTGTGTCGCCTTTGTCTGGTTACTTGTCTAGCGGTGATGTGATTGTATCGGTGGATGGTGTACCTATCCGTAATGCGCAAGAATGGATGGATATGGCGGTTTTCTTGAATGAGATGTCACTTAATGAAAGAAACCGCAGCATGGATGCTCAAAGTGTGGGGAGAAGCGGGAAGGGGTACTGTGTTCCTAATCCTATGATGGAAGAATGCAAGCAGATGCTTGTAGGAAATAACCTGTCTTTGTGTCCTGATGGTCTTACATCATTTACAACTGTGCCATGTTCTTATACAAGCATATCCGGTGAAGATCACTTGAGAAATATTGAGAAAACCTACTGCTTGGATGCTAAGGATGTAGTCAAGCTTAATAAATGTGGTGATGGATGGCCGCCAAGCATAACCAATGACAGCAACTGCATATGTTCACAGGTTGGTATCTGTATGTTAATGATGGAGGCAGTTTGAGAAATACTGTTACCTTTGTGTTTCTGTGCAAATAAATATAATTCTCATATTTTTATAGGATGAGTCCTGCTTAAGTCCAGTTCAAATTCCTGGCTTAATATGGGTTGAGGTCACTTATTCAAGGCCATATTCTCTGGAATGCTTGCGAGTTAGAAGAAAATCTTTTGCAGACTCAAGAAATTCTGATTCCATGGAATCTAACTGTGGCGGGACTTTTGTTTTCATTGGTGACATTATCTCTATGGCACGCTCAGTCCAGCTAACTGCATATCAACCTCGTTGGGCGTTTCCTTTGGGTACATATCTTCCAAATGTACTTGAAAGGTTTTTGAGATGCACTTTCCAGGTCTCTCTAACACTAGCTCTTCTCAACAGTTTGCCGGTAAGTACTTTTTACCATGTTTTGATAAATAGTTGATATCTAAGACTTGCAAGCTATGTGATCAGTAATCATTGTAGATTTTCAAGCCAAATGGTGTCCTCATGACAGACAAAGTAAACTTTTATCTTTATAGATTTACATTGTATTACCACTTAAACAAAAGTTTAGCGTAAGTCGATGTTGACATAATATGAGTGTGAAAATGTGTTCTTCATTGTAACGTATTCTCATCTTCACACCTTCTTGGCCTGAGCATGCCCAAAAACGTGCATTATTTGTTAGGATATCAATTTTGAACCTTGGGCCTAATTAATTCCAAGCTGGCCATGAATAATTACTTGTGGATTAGCCTGACCAACCCGGGACTTAGTGGAGTACCGTCTCCTTCTCCTGTGAGAGGGTCTGTGATGCTTTAGATTATAGTAAATTTAGGTCCTCTAAGTTTGTGCAACTCGGTAGCAATTTTGAGTCTTTTCAACAAGCTTTGCATTCTCCATTTATCAGCAGATAAACAATTGGTTTAATTGATGCATTTTCTAATACTCACAAGTTTTTCTTTACTTGTTGAAATGATATATATTAGGTATACTTATTGGATGGTGAATCAATTTTAGAGGCGAGTCTTCTACACTTCACTTTGCTGTCCCAAAGGAAAAGAAGGAAAGTTGTTCAAGTTTGTCTTTTCGGGGGCACACTCATTTCCATCCTAGCCTTTCTGAAGATTGTTATCTATGGTTTGTAGGCCAAAGGTAACAAATTACTTGAAGCTGTATTTATTAAATTATGACCTCCTGTATTGTATATTGGTATATATGACTTACGAGCTTCAAGATGATACTCTACTATAATTTATACCCCATCCAGAGATGCACAGTGTTTTCCTCTGGGCTCTAAATTCCAATCCTTAGTAAGTGCATGAATCAGTAATATGCTGCTTAGCCAACAGATACGGAATTCTGATACTGGCTTTCCTGTTCTTTAGTGTGTCTTATGTTTTGTATCCTTTTCTGTTACCAGTGTTTCACCCCCGTTATTAATTGCTATGAATGTTATAGTAAGAACCATTTCTACTGTTCCTTATTCAATGTGGATGCACAACTTTCAGTTGTTGCTTTGCTTGCTATAATCAGAAAGGTTATAGACATATCGAATTTTGGTTTGGTCATATCACTAATGTGTTAAATACTGATTACAATCAATACACAGCACAACGATCACCTTTTTATGAACACGCATTTTGTGTTCCCATTTCTCACTCCTTTTTATCTTATCTTATGTAGTTACCCACAGTTAGACAAAGCACCCTCAGTTAGAAAGTTGAAGAGCTCTGGAGGAGGCAGCTGACTATGTGCTGTTCTGGGCATTATTGGTATACAGAGTACAACACGCAGCCTCTTATAAGATACATTACCTATAGAAGCACTGATATTGCAGCTGAAGTACAAAACTGAAAGGTAATGCAATATTATTGAAGCTGAGGCCTGCCAAATGAATAGTGAGGGGAATCAAACCAACGGCTAGCCTTGATAATACCTCCAAACACTATAGTTGCACCCCAGTGCAACCTTGTTTTTGTCGGCCTATACCATAAATTATGTAGTCTAGTCTGCAGATTACACGGAGGTTTAACCTAGTTCTGCTGGCTTACATTCTTTTTGTGCAGTATCAATGCTTGGTAAGACCATTGTGATTTTTGTTTCCAGAATAGTTGAAGAGAATGAGCCGATATTAAGAATTAAGTACAGAACTTGCAGTTCAAGACTACTGGCCGCAAGAAGCCCAAGTTTTTCTAGTTTTCTGGACTGAGACCCAAGTGTATTTTAGGCATTTAGGATTTAGCAGCACAATACAGAGGGTTGGGCCGTTTTCGGTTTGCTCATTTCCTTGGTCCGGAGAATGAGCATGGATGAGATGCGAGTAGAGATGCGAGTATTACTGATTTACTGAACAAATTACTGATTGACAAAAATTAGTGTAGAATTTTGATGTTAATATCAGACGCATATATGCCTGTAAAACTTTGTGGTGTTTAAACCAGTGTTCTTCGTTTGTTCTGCCATTTGATTTGGGGATAATTGGAGTATCGGTGAGCTTTAACTCTAAATGAGGAAAATTGCTTCCAGCCACTAAACCCTCACAACGAATCAGTTACATATCGTTTCTTGAAATTGAACTTCAAAACTCACTCACGGGGAGGCTGAGCCTTACCTAAATGGTTGTCACTAGCATATCATTGTACATTCATGACGAGCAACAGTTCATCGGGGACAACACTAATATGTTTCCTTGGTCAAATGAAACACAAAAAGGCTCAAAACTAATGTTGTATGGCAGCTGTAGGTATTGGATTTTCTGAACAAAATGAATATTGGCATTGGATTTTTCTCAGTCTTTCCAATCCATCCATACGAAGAAAGGTGGTGGGAATTGGGTGGGGGTGGGGGAAAAAATAGGTACTGCGTATGTATGGAAGTGGAATCCACCATTCTGTTGAAATCTACACAAAAAGTTTTGCCAATAGAAAGGTTTAGACGGTTGTTATATATGTTTGTTGTTGCCAACCTCAAACTTGGAAAAATTGATCTAGTCAAATACAGACCCCCATATATAGTATATAAGGTCTGGTCATCATCATCAGGGCATCAATCTGGGTTGGAGGACACATCACAAAAAACCACCACATTGTAAAAGAAACAGAACAAAGTAACATTAGTTAACCAAACCCCAAACAAAGATCAACACCTGGCTTAAACGCTGCTGCGTGGTCTAATCATATTGGAGGAGTTCTTGCTTAGACAACCTTTAATCTCTTTGCATGGTCTAAATTAAACGACCTACTGTACGTGATTACGTACTGTGTTTTGAGGATAGGTCTCTGTCAACTGGGATTATAATAGAGCGCATGCAGCATGATGAAGTTTCTTTCTTTCTTTTCTGGATAAGGTTTTCTCATTCTGTTGCTGATGAATAGTTCGTACACTTCTGTTTCTCTGTCCCCCATTTTACATGTGAAGAGGAATTGATGCGATATAGGGTTCTTCATCTCCCTTCTATTATTCCAGAATCTGACCCCGTAACTATAAACATTGAAAACATCACCTAATCTTAACTGTCAACTTTATGGTTATAAACTTATGATCATCACCTAACCCTTATTAATCTTAATTTCTTCTTTCATTTCATAATGACAGATGGAACCCAAATGAATGTGGTCCAGTAATCCGTCGTGATCAAGATCACCTACGATCTCTTAATATAGATTAAACCTCCCCAAACTCGACTAATTGGTTCTGATCGATGTTCCAACTTCTGTTTGAAATATATAATTGAGCCAATAGACAATACCATACGTCTCTTCTGTGCAAACCTTGTAGACTTATGCTAATTCAAAGAGTCGTGTGCTCTCACTAAAACATATCAAATCGGGCGGTAGTGTCTCAAAGGAGCAGAGTGATTGAGACTCGAGAGCTTCTTCTTCTTTCTTTGGCCAATAATCGCAACGAGGTTGAGGTTTTGATTTCCAAATGGCGGGAATGCTTTCTGGTTTTGTCATGACAGGTTACGGTCCTTTCATAATTAACTTCCATAACTACCGTGGGAAACTTTCCCATCAGTCCATCACTCATCACATGCACCTATGCCCTGTGTTCCAGGTCGTGTCTCTCAAGATTTGACTCCTTCAATGATTCAATATGTTGGAAAATCTCAGATGTAGAATGGTCCCTCTGATACACCAAATCTAGCATTTACATTTTATTTCCAAAAAGTCACAGTTGGGTTGGGTGCTTCTTCTCTTTTACTGCTTTCACCTAATCTATGTCCCTCGCTCTTCGATTTGTTGATAATGTGCTTTCTTACTTGTTTACAAATATTAATAATCTTTGATGGTGATTTTTTTTATGAGAAAATAAACCATCTCTCATTCTAGCTGATTTTGATCGATTTATAATATTTTTTATTCTAGTTGATTCTGATTCACGATATTTTTCATTCTAAATAAGTTAGTGTCATGTATATATCCTAGATTGGTTTCATCACATGCATTAATTGATCAAAAATTAGTTAACTATACAATGTTACTAAAAAAAAGAAATGGGAAAATATAGAGCATCATTACATGTTACGAATGAAAGGACTAGGCATTATTAAAACATGAAAATGGTGAATCATCGCCACGTACGTTGTCGGCATATTGCGAATGAGACTAGGCAGCAAAATATGACGCTCACATGGCCCTTTCAGATGGAGCAGCATATAAGTATCGACGTCGATTCTCACACCTACATTATGCTTCATAGAACAGTTCCACGTCTCAGACGTCTCTCATGTCATGTGTTCCTCCATCTTGTTACAAGAATCTTATCCTTCACTTCGGTTCGAAAGTCACAATCCATTTGAGGATTCCCCCAACTAGCTAGCTAACTAGTCGATCGGTTAATTTGGTTGTAGAATACGTGAAGTCTTTTAGTGCTTTAGAATATCGATCATATCGGTGCTCTTCTATTTCGGTTGTTAATTAGCTTTTTATTCAGAAATTATAAAGATCATAATCCGTATGGAATACTTGTTAGAAACGAAACAAGAATCGAATAGCTCAAACAGTTCATGACCAGTTAGGTATGAAACGAAACTGGCTCTCAGCTAGTCTTTTCCGTCCTCTAATGTCTTCCAAAGAATTTCCTTTATGGCTTTATATCAATTAGGGAACAGTTCAAGAACTCGAACATAACAAAATCAACATTTTAATCCTCTGCTTTCTCATGAGCTTTAAGACTTTGAGAGCATAGACCTGCTTTCTGTGGAGATTGATTTCCAACTTCTATTGTGCTCTTTTTCTGGAAAAGAATAACAATCAAAGAAGCAGCAGCATATGAACGCGACTGATAAAGAGAGACATGTCCCGGAGAACGAAAAAAGAAACAAAGGAAATGCTACGCGGGATAGTCATATCCACATGGTTTTGCCTACAGAAAGCACTAAATCTTCAACAGGATAGGGTTAGGTAATTAACTAGTTTCTAGTTAGTTAAAACTTAAAACGTCCAATAATTCTTCTCTTTCGATCAATATGTGTTTTGATTTCAATGAAGGGTGTGTCACTAACACTCGACTGGACTGAGAACTAGAAGCTCCCAAAACGTGGTGAGACTGATGATCGATATACGATTGAGACTTCAAATACAGTCAAAACACGTACGCGCATGCAGCAGCACAAGCTGAGAAGATCGATCCCTAAGCTGTGCTGTAGGTGACCAAGCATCTTTACCTTCTGGAAGAAGAACAGAGAAAAAAAAACTGAAAGAGATCGCTCAACAAAGGTGTCTAAAATTCAAGATTATCCAAAAAGATACGTATATAACAAAATGCGAGTTCGTCAACTCTTGACTGAGTACTCTAATCTGCTCTGAATTTTCAATACAACTTCATGTACGGAGTCTATTTCAATCTTGGAAAAAGGTGTAGATCGAACATGAAAAATATTATTGTTGAATATTTGCTTCCTTTAAATTCGTTTTAGCATAATTAAACAGTTCATCATACACTGATCTTGTGCTCTAGCAGCCACCAGGATCCAAATTTTTGGCTAAATATTAAACCCTAATGTCACAGTAGTACGTCAATTCTTAAACCATCGACATTTTTTCTGTCCCAAATTCTTGTTTCTTCTTAGGTGAAGTATCAATATCTCTTTCCTACTAGTCTACTACTAAGAGTGTCGACCGACCTTGAATTCAACTACCAAATTAGATAAGAGCCTCAACCAAATTAAGGAATATATCTGAAAGATGTATTATAATGAAAGCCCCTGATATTGAATTAGGTGCACAAACGTGTAATCCAGATTTAATATTGACATAATTGACATGCATCAACGTGGCTTCATCGATCGTAATAATCCATCGAGCTTACAAGAAAAATTAACCAAAATTAATTTCTGAAAACTAATTGGCCTCTTGAAAAGGCAATCTCCTTTAATCGTCTCTCCCACTCGCTATCTTTGAGAGTCTGAGAGTCTGACTACTTATACTAGTGATTAGGACAGATATTGCAGTGATCACCATATATACCAGCTTAATTTTGTCATCTTGACCCGTCTAGAAGAAAGTGAGCGAGATTCTATGTTTATAGTTGAGGAGAAGAAGATAAAAGAAAGTTATGATGTAACGGAGCAAGTATTTTGATACATACTATACAGTACAGAATACGGCACTGCACATTATGATTGGTGGCCGTGATAAAAATTAAGGGTGAAGGTATAGGGTTGTTGGCAATCCTTATATAGAACAAAACACAATCTATGAAGTCTAAAGCAATTGGGAGATTGGTCTTGCACATCTGAAGAACAAGTTGAAGAAGTAGAAGTAGAAGAACCAACATGATCTCATGGAACTCAGGTAAAATCATGCATGTTCATTTCATGGTTTTTCACAGAGGATAGCAGTATCACTTGCCATCCTAAAAATTTGGGTTTCCAGCTTTTTGATCTTTTGTTCTGTTGTCTTATGTTTAAGTTTCTTTACCCTTGTGGCATTAATTTTACGTCTGGGAAAGATCCTAATTTGAATTTCAAATTGACAACTAGAATATTTAAAGGTCTTGCCTTTGTGCTCAATTTACTTTTGGGTTTGATGCTTTTGTATCAACTCGTGACTCATGGTTTAGAGCTCTAAGGCTACAGCTGTGTTTGTGATACACAAACCAATATAGCAGCTGTCTTTGTTTGATATCAAAGAAAAAGTGATTTGCTAAACCAATGTGGTATTATGCTTTTGGGAAAAAGTTTGCAAAACCTTTTGTCTCTTGTTTTTAAATCAAACATTGTTTAGGATAGTTTTGTTTGTTTCTTTCTTGGCCTAGGACAGCTGTATATGTCCTCTCCCTTTCAGAGTTTGGCCAAGGAAAAAAGTCCAAAACTCTTTCCTTACTTTGGCCCTCATGCCTGCCTTCTTGTGGCACCTCTTTGGCTTGTATCTCTCTCTTGTTAGAGCACTCCTATATATATTGAGCAAGACTGTCTTTGCTCACCTTGCTCAATGGTTGTCAAAATGTAGTTTTTACATTTGTATTGTTGGGTTTTGGTTTTCCTTTGCTTTGTTCATTAGTCTCTAAGTCTTCCTTTTTGTGATTATAAACCTTAGAGCTGAACAAAACCTTCTCTCACAAAGTCATTGCATTATTGTTGGGTTTTGGTTTTCATTTGCATTGTTCATTAGTTTCTAAGTCTTCCTCTTGTGATTATAAACCTTAGAGCTGAACAAACCCTCTTCTCACAAACTCATTACATTCTGCATACCATGAGATCAGTTGGTAGTGCAACAACCCCAGAAGTGTTCATGAAAGAAACAGCTGAGGATAGCTGAGTTCTGATGTATCCCGCTAAGGTAGCTGGGTTCATGAAAGAATCAGTTTAGGATAGCTGAGTTTCTGAGAGTGAAACTTCTGAGAAACAGCTGAGGATAGCTGAGTTCTGATGTATCCCGCTGAGGTAGCTGGGTTCATGAAAGAATCAGTTTAGGATAGCTGAGTTTCTGAGAGTGAAACTTCTGAGAAGCGTTCAAGGTTGAATCTGCTAGTGGTTAGCTTAATTCACGAACAAGGCTTCTGAAACTGTCCCATGTTGTAAGTACTTAGAAACAAGGGATGGAATAGGTCTAGACTAGTTTGGGACTAGGAAGGATATCACTGTGGTAGTGTATCACTAGAACTATTATTCTTGTAAGAAGTTACTTCAACTTAGTGGAAAGGTTTTGCCCCTCAAGAGTTAGGGGCACGCAGTTTTTCTCCCTGGTTGCAGGGTTTCTGCGAGTAAAAAACATCTTGGTGTTCATTGTTATTTTACTGCAACTTTTATTTATTGTCACTGTGTATTTATTATTCAGGATAGCTATAATCCTTGTTATCCCTGAAAACGAATTTATACGGAAAAAAAAGTTGTTAATGGCCTATTCACCCCCCTCCCCCCCCCCCTCTAGGACCTTTAAAGGGTACCTTGTATTTTAGGGAATAATATTAATTACTAAAGCATGAGATTAAATAACAACAAGAAAACCTAGCTAGCAGCAGCTGCGCTAGGGTTAGATCGATCGAGTAGTTGAAACATTTGATTTTCAATCTTGC from Fragaria vesca subsp. vesca linkage group LG3, FraVesHawaii_1.0, whole genome shotgun sequence harbors:
- the LOC101307969 gene encoding membrane-bound transcription factor site-2 protease-like — encoded protein: MEARRFRRFTMPRRTPQPHTPTLLPTTHSHTHSTSTVTCCYCDYKFWTFNDPIFRLGRNHSHSLKPWFSVGVGFSLSALLAVSLLLPLTLLPHHLTTFLSFFAAPLNDAVYVVAATLVSVSVHEFGHALAAASEGIRMEYVAVFVACAFPGALVAFDDDVMQALPCFSALRVYCAGIWHNAVCCAVCGLALLLLPFMLFPFYKHGESPMVLGVPSVSPLSGYLSSGDVIVSVDGVPIRNAQEWMDMAVFLNEMSLNERNRSMDAQSVGRSGKGYCVPNPMMEECKQMLVGNNLSLCPDGLTSFTTVPCSYTSISGEDHLRNIEKTYCLDAKDVVKLNKCGDGWPPSITNDSNCICSQDESCLSPVQIPGLIWVEVTYSRPYSLECLRVRRKSFADSRNSDSMESNCGGTFVFIGDIISMARSVQLTAYQPRWAFPLGTYLPNVLERFLRCTFQVSLTLALLNSLPVYLLDGESILEASLLHFTLLSQRKRRKVVQVCLFGGTLISILAFLKIVIYGL